In Bacillus sp. SB49, a single window of DNA contains:
- a CDS encoding ArsR/SmtB family transcription factor: MSKEHNKETAPDKEVEELDDETLFVVSQTFKALSDPTRIRILHLLCEQEMPVNQIAETLELRQSTVSHQLRFLKNLRLVKYRRSGTTLFYSNDDEHVIDLLQQTINHALHH, from the coding sequence GTGAGCAAAGAACATAATAAAGAAACCGCTCCTGATAAAGAGGTGGAGGAACTGGATGATGAAACGCTTTTTGTTGTTTCCCAGACGTTTAAGGCGTTATCTGATCCTACCCGCATCCGCATTCTCCATCTGCTTTGTGAACAGGAAATGCCCGTAAACCAAATCGCAGAAACATTGGAATTAAGACAGTCGACCGTTTCTCATCAACTGCGTTTTTTAAAAAATCTGCGTCTGGTGAAGTATAGGAGATCGGGAACTACGCTTTTCTATTCAAATGATGATGAACACGTGATCGACCTCCTGCAGCAAACGATCAACCATGCGCTTCACCATTAA
- the cydD gene encoding thiol reductant ABC exporter subunit CydD: MKQLSRVAFRNKGVLWALIVTSFLIGATIIGQSYFFVAIVDRIFLGNESFGEIVPLLAGLLLVLAGRTFFTWWNGRIGVKMAADSKRYFRRQVLSKFTRNPLQSAMEGQSGRKVSVLMDSVDEIDGYYSSYLPQMIQTMIIPFMILIVVFAEHLYSGLIMIITAPFIPLFMAIIGVMTKKKSEEQMEKLSAFSGKFLDTLQGLTTLKLFGRSKQQVKEIETSSHGFRDATMEVLKVAFVSSLMLEFISMLSIGLIALEIAIRLVVYEQISFFSSFFILILAPEFYLTLKDFGSAFHTGRGSAGAANQLAAELEKEEEDLNWGEERLVTDAPPLIEFKEVSFQYGEGFSLQDLNLKLPSGTQLAIVGKSGAGKTTALHMFAGLVKPQKGEIIVNGKSLFSYHEEDWFRRVSYISQNPYLFSGTMAENIAIGDNGRHSMEEIREAARKAGISDLIESLDQGYDTPVGEGGRGLSGGEKQRLAIARAFLKKPSIILFDEPTTGLDLKTERVLQHSIAALAEYSTIITVAHRLHTIKNADQILFLDKGEQVGLGTHEALLQEVPEYRRMVTVQKGDST; encoded by the coding sequence ATGAAGCAACTAAGCCGTGTAGCTTTTCGTAATAAAGGTGTGCTATGGGCATTGATTGTAACCTCCTTCCTGATCGGGGCAACCATTATTGGTCAATCCTATTTCTTCGTAGCGATTGTCGACCGGATCTTTCTCGGTAACGAAAGCTTCGGGGAGATTGTGCCGCTTCTTGCGGGCTTATTACTGGTGTTGGCAGGACGCACATTCTTCACATGGTGGAACGGAAGAATTGGAGTGAAAATGGCAGCAGATTCGAAACGATATTTTCGCAGGCAGGTGCTGTCTAAGTTCACCAGGAATCCGCTGCAGTCCGCAATGGAAGGTCAATCCGGGCGTAAAGTAAGTGTCCTTATGGATTCCGTAGATGAAATCGACGGTTATTATAGTAGTTATCTGCCACAAATGATTCAGACGATGATTATTCCTTTTATGATCTTGATTGTTGTATTTGCGGAACATTTATATTCTGGATTGATCATGATCATTACCGCACCGTTTATTCCATTATTTATGGCGATTATCGGCGTGATGACGAAGAAGAAATCGGAAGAACAAATGGAGAAGCTGTCTGCCTTCTCCGGGAAATTCCTCGATACACTGCAGGGTCTTACAACGCTTAAATTGTTTGGACGTTCCAAACAGCAGGTGAAGGAAATTGAAACAAGCAGTCACGGTTTTCGGGATGCCACGATGGAAGTATTGAAGGTGGCGTTTGTATCCTCTTTGATGCTCGAATTTATTTCTATGTTAAGCATTGGACTGATTGCATTGGAAATTGCAATTCGATTGGTCGTTTATGAACAAATATCCTTCTTCTCCAGTTTCTTCATTCTTATACTTGCTCCGGAGTTTTACTTAACATTAAAAGATTTCGGCAGCGCGTTCCATACAGGGAGAGGGAGTGCCGGTGCCGCCAATCAACTGGCTGCGGAACTGGAAAAAGAGGAAGAGGATTTGAACTGGGGAGAAGAAAGGCTGGTCACTGATGCTCCTCCGCTTATAGAGTTCAAAGAGGTCTCTTTTCAATACGGGGAAGGGTTCTCTCTCCAGGACCTTAACTTAAAATTACCCTCAGGAACGCAATTGGCGATCGTGGGAAAGAGTGGCGCAGGAAAGACGACCGCTCTCCATATGTTTGCGGGTCTCGTAAAACCTCAGAAGGGCGAAATTATTGTTAATGGAAAATCATTATTTTCTTATCATGAGGAAGATTGGTTCAGACGTGTCAGTTACATTTCCCAGAATCCGTATCTATTCTCCGGGACAATGGCAGAGAATATCGCAATCGGTGACAACGGTCGTCACTCGATGGAAGAGATCAGGGAAGCGGCGCGTAAGGCCGGTATATCAGATTTAATTGAATCGCTGGATCAAGGGTATGACACTCCTGTTGGAGAGGGAGGGCGCGGCCTTTCCGGCGGGGAAAAACAGAGGCTGGCAATCGCACGGGCTTTTCTGAAGAAACCATCGATCATCTTGTTTGATGAACCGACAACCGGCCTTGACCTAAAGACGGAACGGGTTCTTCAGCATTCCATAGCTGCATTGGCAGAGTACTCTACGATCATTACAGTGGCCCACCGTCTGCACACCATCAAAAACGCTGACCAAATTTTATTTCTTGATAAAGGGGAACAGGTTGGCCTCGGGACCCATGAAGCGCTGCTTCAAGAGGTTCCTGAATATAGACGGATGGTGACTGTACAGAAAGGAGACAGCACGTGA
- a CDS encoding heavy metal translocating P-type ATPase, producing the protein MKEYKLQGLSCANCAAEMEAEIKKLDKGQDAQLLFNSSKLVVSEQVDLDRVRKILRSDGASMMEDGKQESSGPNMLHLVLLSSFIFAAALAGGSVLPPALLTFLYLAAIAVSGYRTFFKGAQNLVKLKFNIDTLMTIALVGAVAIGEWKEATLVAILFGLNEYLEGLGMEKARNSMEQLLKVAPKQATLLMEDGSEQVVSIEDLVKGDRVIVKAGEKIPSDGKVLSGYSSVNEAAITGESLPVEKEADHLVYGGSINNEGALMIEITKSYDQSSLAKILQLVEKAQENKTPTELFINRFAKYYTPLIMAVSLLVMIVPPVLFSVAWGDAFYQGLAVLIVGCPCALILSSPIAILSGITKNARNGILIKGGAILEQLGNVTSIAFDKTGTLTKGEPTVQSVKVYDEERFYKIARAVESQSSHPIARAVLADPKVREARGLEPSSVEAVPGKGVYAMIEGRGYYVGSEKTLRELDVTRQQKDDIEECKRSGYSLVIISDEKSILGMFGVADEVREESRSLIRKLHKLGIKHTIMLTGDHEQTARKVAAQVGVTDVHAELLPEHKVEKVEAWKQSSKVAMVGDGINDAPALAVSDLGIAMGKGTDSAIETADIVLMQDHLGKLPNAVRIAKKVNRIVKTNISIALGLKLIALLLTIPGWLTLWVAILSDMGATILVTLISLTVLITKD; encoded by the coding sequence ATGAAGGAATACAAGTTGCAGGGTTTATCCTGCGCCAACTGTGCCGCGGAAATGGAAGCAGAGATAAAGAAGCTGGATAAAGGTCAGGATGCACAGCTTCTATTTAATTCGAGTAAGCTGGTCGTCAGTGAACAGGTCGATTTGGATCGTGTCAGAAAAATACTCCGGTCGGACGGTGCGTCCATGATGGAAGATGGAAAACAGGAGTCCTCCGGTCCCAACATGCTGCACCTCGTCCTCCTTTCGAGCTTCATCTTTGCGGCAGCGCTTGCCGGAGGCAGCGTTCTTCCTCCTGCTCTATTGACTTTCTTATACTTGGCAGCCATAGCGGTCAGCGGGTACAGGACGTTCTTTAAAGGAGCGCAAAACCTGGTTAAGCTGAAGTTCAACATTGATACATTGATGACCATCGCTTTAGTCGGAGCGGTTGCTATTGGAGAATGGAAGGAAGCGACCCTTGTTGCAATTCTGTTTGGTTTGAATGAGTATCTGGAAGGCCTTGGGATGGAGAAGGCCAGAAATTCGATGGAACAATTGCTGAAGGTTGCCCCGAAACAGGCGACGCTGTTGATGGAGGATGGTTCTGAACAGGTCGTTTCAATTGAAGACTTGGTAAAGGGGGACCGGGTTATTGTTAAGGCCGGTGAGAAAATACCTTCTGACGGTAAGGTCCTCTCCGGATACAGCTCCGTCAACGAGGCAGCCATCACCGGTGAGTCGCTGCCTGTTGAGAAGGAAGCGGACCATCTGGTCTATGGCGGGAGTATCAACAATGAAGGGGCATTGATGATTGAAATCACGAAAAGCTATGATCAGTCCTCCTTAGCTAAGATTCTTCAGTTGGTGGAGAAAGCACAGGAAAATAAGACACCCACAGAGCTCTTCATCAATCGTTTTGCAAAATATTACACCCCTCTGATCATGGCTGTTTCTTTGCTTGTGATGATTGTTCCACCTGTTTTGTTCTCCGTTGCCTGGGGAGATGCATTCTACCAGGGGCTGGCCGTACTGATCGTAGGATGTCCGTGTGCCCTCATTTTATCTTCCCCGATTGCCATTCTATCGGGGATAACAAAGAACGCCCGAAACGGAATATTAATTAAAGGCGGAGCCATTCTGGAACAGCTCGGAAATGTCACCAGTATCGCTTTTGATAAAACGGGAACGCTGACGAAAGGAGAGCCGACGGTACAGTCAGTCAAGGTGTATGACGAGGAACGCTTCTATAAGATTGCCCGTGCAGTGGAGTCGCAGTCCTCGCACCCGATTGCTCGTGCCGTTTTGGCCGATCCCAAGGTTCGCGAAGCCCGAGGTTTAGAACCATCTTCTGTAGAGGCCGTTCCTGGAAAAGGCGTTTATGCCATGATTGAAGGCAGGGGGTACTATGTAGGTAGTGAAAAGACGCTTCGGGAACTGGATGTCACCCGGCAGCAGAAGGATGACATAGAAGAGTGTAAGCGCTCCGGTTACTCGCTTGTGATCATCTCTGATGAAAAATCCATTTTAGGCATGTTCGGTGTAGCGGATGAAGTCAGAGAGGAAAGCAGAAGTCTTATCCGCAAGCTTCACAAACTAGGCATTAAACACACAATCATGCTGACAGGGGACCATGAACAGACGGCCCGTAAAGTCGCAGCACAAGTAGGGGTCACCGATGTTCATGCCGAACTGCTGCCGGAACATAAAGTAGAGAAAGTGGAGGCTTGGAAACAGTCAAGCAAAGTAGCTATGGTTGGTGACGGTATCAATGATGCCCCTGCACTTGCCGTTTCGGATCTTGGTATAGCTATGGGGAAAGGGACGGACAGTGCTATTGAAACAGCGGATATCGTGTTGATGCAGGACCATTTAGGCAAACTGCCGAACGCTGTCAGGATAGCCAAGAAGGTGAACCGGATCGTGAAAACGAACATAAGTATTGCTCTCGGCCTTAAGTTGATCGCTCTCTTGTTAACGATCCCGGGATGGCTGACCTTATGGGTGGCTATATTGTCGGATATGGGTGCAACGATCCTGGTGACATTGATCAGTTTGACCGTTCTTATTACAAAGGATTGA
- a CDS encoding MBL fold metallo-hydrolase — translation MKIPWKLAEDTYLIDGMDMGLEGRTGTYVLTGENIVLVETGASLSVKEVKAGLQELNISLDRVKTIILTHIHLDHAGGAGLLLQDCPNAEVIVHEKGKRHLIDPSRLIQGAKMVYGTKFNELFDPIVPIPENRLCVKKEGETMPLSPERVLTFYDTPGHAKHHLGIHDSLTNGIFTGDTCGIRYHQTDDHGLIFHLPTTSPNQFDPGAMEQSIRMFRDVNPDRLYFGHFGMGEDPDQTFDQVLEWLPVFTNTSYEILSDGGGVLDIQTSLMNKVSSFLKEHGIPDDHHIYTILKLDMEVCAMGLADYWMNTGKQTGSS, via the coding sequence ATGAAGATTCCATGGAAACTTGCAGAAGATACGTATCTCATTGATGGTATGGATATGGGATTGGAAGGTCGCACAGGTACATATGTGCTGACAGGAGAAAACATCGTCTTAGTTGAAACAGGAGCCAGCTTGTCCGTAAAGGAAGTCAAGGCGGGGCTGCAGGAGTTGAATATTTCCCTGGATCGTGTGAAGACCATCATACTTACACATATTCATTTGGACCATGCAGGTGGGGCAGGACTCCTGTTGCAAGACTGCCCGAATGCGGAAGTGATCGTCCATGAGAAAGGGAAACGACACCTGATCGATCCATCCCGATTGATCCAAGGTGCAAAAATGGTCTATGGAACCAAGTTTAATGAGTTGTTCGATCCTATCGTACCAATACCGGAAAATCGTTTGTGTGTAAAAAAAGAAGGAGAAACAATGCCCCTGTCGCCCGAACGGGTGTTGACCTTCTACGATACACCGGGACATGCCAAACATCATCTTGGTATTCACGATTCGCTGACGAACGGAATATTTACCGGCGATACATGCGGGATTCGTTACCACCAAACAGATGATCACGGATTGATCTTTCACTTACCGACGACCTCTCCGAATCAGTTCGACCCTGGAGCGATGGAGCAATCTATAAGAATGTTTCGGGATGTAAATCCAGACAGGCTTTATTTCGGCCATTTCGGGATGGGGGAAGATCCTGATCAAACGTTTGACCAAGTGCTTGAATGGCTTCCCGTATTTACGAATACTTCCTATGAGATTCTTAGTGATGGAGGAGGAGTACTGGACATTCAAACCTCCTTGATGAATAAAGTTTCATCATTCTTAAAAGAACACGGCATACCTGACGATCATCACATCTATACTATATTGAAATTGGATATGGAAGTATGCGCCATGGGACTGGCTGACTATTGGATGAATACAGGGAAACAAACAGGTTCTTCTTAA
- a CDS encoding VOC family protein, producing MEKRFDHIGIAVRNIEDSITFHTETLGGKLIDRYRNEAEGVESEIAIIDIHGQRTELLMPTNNTTSPIARFIKQKGKGVHHVAYDVGDLDAALKELEQQGIRTLDGTMRTNKHGRRLIYLNPVDTEGTIIEYCDYPDTK from the coding sequence ATGGAGAAACGTTTCGATCATATCGGTATAGCCGTACGAAACATCGAGGACAGTATAACTTTCCATACAGAAACCCTTGGGGGAAAGCTCATAGATCGGTATCGTAACGAAGCAGAAGGCGTGGAGAGTGAAATTGCAATCATTGATATTCACGGGCAGCGCACAGAGCTTTTAATGCCTACGAACAACACTACTTCTCCCATCGCACGCTTCATTAAACAAAAGGGAAAAGGCGTTCATCATGTTGCCTATGATGTCGGCGATCTGGACGCTGCATTGAAGGAATTAGAGCAGCAGGGAATCCGCACTCTGGATGGGACGATGCGGACAAACAAGCACGGTCGCCGCTTAATCTACTTAAACCCGGTGGATACAGAAGGTACCATTATTGAGTATTGTGATTATCCAGACACAAAATAA
- a CDS encoding type 1 glutamine amidotransferase domain-containing protein, with amino-acid sequence MSKKVLMIVTNHDQITEGKTTGIWLSEFGEAYNEFKKQGYEVTVASPKGGLSPVDPASVSEDEPQEILDTKPHLEDTLPLSDVEADGFDAVFLPGGHGTMFDFPDNEKLQQLLRSFYESDKTVAAVCHGPAGLVGATLSSGEPLVKGKRVSAFTDAEEADTTLDAYMPFLLESKLNELGATVLTGPNWSTHVEVDGNLITGQNPQSTEAVAKEVVKHLNK; translated from the coding sequence ATGTCTAAAAAAGTTTTAATGATTGTAACGAACCACGATCAAATTACAGAAGGAAAAACCACCGGCATTTGGTTATCCGAGTTCGGTGAAGCATATAACGAATTTAAAAAACAAGGATATGAAGTGACTGTAGCCAGTCCGAAAGGCGGCCTTTCTCCAGTAGACCCGGCAAGTGTCAGTGAGGATGAGCCACAGGAAATCCTTGATACGAAACCGCATCTGGAGGATACACTACCACTTTCCGACGTAGAAGCGGACGGTTTTGATGCTGTCTTTCTTCCGGGGGGACACGGGACGATGTTTGACTTCCCGGACAATGAGAAGCTGCAGCAACTACTACGCAGCTTTTATGAATCGGATAAGACAGTCGCAGCTGTCTGCCACGGCCCGGCGGGACTTGTAGGAGCGACCTTGTCCAGTGGTGAGCCTCTTGTAAAAGGGAAGCGTGTCAGCGCATTTACAGATGCAGAAGAAGCAGACACTACGCTTGATGCGTACATGCCGTTCCTGCTTGAAAGCAAGTTGAACGAGCTTGGAGCTACGGTGTTAACCGGCCCGAATTGGTCCACTCATGTTGAAGTAGACGGCAATCTGATCACAGGTCAGAACCCACAATCTACCGAGGCAGTAGCTAAAGAAGTAGTCAAACACCTTAACAAATAA
- the cydC gene encoding thiol reductant ABC exporter subunit CydC has product MKELREVIHLVVKEKRDIVLSVLFGFLAGMSAVGLFASSGYLISRAALIPPLYALTVMIAFLKLFGFARALGRYAERYFSHRATFTILSNIRLAFYKKLEPHAPRIFRRYRSGDLLARIVGDVESLQNFFLRVYYPPVVLVIIFLATIVFTAIFSLPVALVLLGGLVVTGLFIPSWYAVKQRKLGSRVRTARGALSTEATEFLYGFRDLKIYQQLEGRENSLREAAGTYIHEQERDGKAMLASLSWNTGVSLIVSWVVLGVGAYLVARGDLNGLFLAMLVMISLTVFENATPMAVLPSHLDDSKRAAERLFTITEEESVPTTSELNVESGAPAIEFEHVDYTFPNEERKALSDVSLSIPAGSKTAIVGASGSGKSTLLQLMLHFQLPDQGSVKVNGVPIEQVKEESVWARSNVVLQENHYFYGTIEENLAIARDGLTQLEMKQALKDVGLDFSLEQVVLEKGENLSGGEKQRLAIARAFLKGEKWWMLDEPTSSVDALTEQSIYKHLYQKAERDTVILVSHRLSGLEKMDQIIVMDQGMVIETGSYETLMRKRGHFYEWKQVEKDIFL; this is encoded by the coding sequence ATGAAAGAATTGAGAGAAGTCATCCACCTGGTCGTCAAGGAAAAGAGAGACATCGTCTTATCTGTTCTTTTCGGATTTCTTGCCGGAATGTCCGCGGTGGGTCTGTTTGCCTCAAGCGGCTATCTAATTTCCCGTGCAGCACTGATTCCACCGTTGTACGCCTTGACTGTCATGATTGCTTTCTTGAAACTGTTCGGCTTCGCCAGAGCGCTTGGCAGGTATGCAGAGCGGTATTTTTCACACAGGGCTACGTTTACCATATTGAGTAATATCCGTTTGGCATTCTATAAAAAACTGGAGCCTCATGCACCCCGGATTTTTCGGAGATATCGGAGTGGAGACTTATTAGCCAGAATAGTCGGGGACGTTGAAAGCCTGCAGAACTTCTTTCTGCGCGTTTACTATCCGCCGGTCGTCCTTGTGATTATCTTCCTTGCAACAATCGTATTCACGGCTATTTTCAGCTTGCCTGTGGCGCTTGTTCTGTTGGGTGGCCTTGTTGTCACCGGCCTCTTCATCCCGTCCTGGTATGCAGTAAAGCAGCGGAAGTTAGGGAGCCGTGTGCGAACCGCTCGCGGGGCTCTGTCCACTGAAGCGACAGAATTTCTGTATGGATTCCGGGATTTAAAGATTTATCAGCAATTGGAAGGAAGAGAGAACAGCTTGCGTGAGGCAGCGGGAACGTATATTCATGAACAGGAACGGGACGGAAAAGCGATGCTTGCCAGTCTGTCATGGAACACAGGAGTATCCCTTATCGTCTCCTGGGTTGTGCTAGGCGTCGGGGCATATCTTGTTGCCCGAGGGGATCTCAATGGTCTTTTCCTTGCCATGCTTGTCATGATATCGTTGACGGTTTTTGAAAATGCGACACCAATGGCCGTTCTACCTTCGCATCTGGATGACAGCAAGCGTGCAGCGGAACGACTCTTTACCATCACAGAGGAAGAGAGTGTACCTACTACGTCCGAGTTAAACGTTGAATCAGGTGCTCCAGCCATCGAATTTGAACATGTCGATTACACGTTTCCTAATGAAGAAAGAAAGGCTTTATCCGACGTGTCCCTCTCTATTCCGGCCGGATCCAAGACGGCCATCGTTGGAGCGAGTGGGTCGGGGAAGTCTACATTACTGCAGCTTATGCTTCACTTTCAGCTGCCAGATCAGGGGAGTGTAAAAGTGAACGGCGTGCCGATCGAGCAGGTTAAGGAAGAAAGCGTATGGGCGCGGAGTAATGTGGTTCTTCAAGAAAACCACTACTTTTATGGCACAATCGAAGAGAACTTGGCCATTGCAAGGGACGGTTTGACACAGTTGGAGATGAAGCAGGCTTTGAAAGATGTCGGGCTGGATTTTTCTCTTGAACAGGTCGTTCTTGAAAAAGGGGAAAACTTGTCCGGCGGAGAGAAACAGCGTCTTGCAATTGCCAGAGCATTTTTGAAAGGGGAGAAGTGGTGGATGCTTGATGAACCAACCTCTTCCGTTGATGCTTTGACAGAACAATCTATTTATAAGCATCTCTATCAGAAAGCCGAGCGTGATACGGTCATCCTTGTTAGCCATCGTCTGTCCGGCCTGGAGAAGATGGATCAAATCATAGTGATGGACCAGGGTATGGTGATAGAAACAGGGTCTTATGAGACATTAATGAGAAAACGCGGACATTTTTACGAATGGAAGCAGGTAGAGAAGGACATCTTTTTGTAA
- a CDS encoding NAD(P)/FAD-dependent oxidoreductase, whose protein sequence is MKKYIVVGGGVLGASTAYHLAAAGADVKIVDRKDRGQATDAAAGIVCPWLAQRRNKRWYKLVKGGAAYYPELIRRLEADGQTETGYRRVGAIGLHTDEEKLQKTLDRALKRREDAPEMGEVTIISEEETKRLFPPLKDGYKAVHVSGAARVDGRALRDALLASAEKHGAEWIKGEAQLSYDEQRVDGVHVNGDFHEADAVLVTAGVWAKDLLEPLGIDFLVHPQKAQIVHLKLSEERTEDWPVVMPPNNQYMLSFGAGKLVVGATHETKAGFDPRVTAGGLHYIFDKALDVAPGLYDGTVVETRVGFRPFTPDSLPVFGALPSHEGLYAANGLGASGLTSGPYLGAELARLVLGEQTELDPADFDVQGAIGEK, encoded by the coding sequence ATGAAAAAATACATTGTTGTAGGCGGCGGGGTCCTTGGTGCCTCGACGGCCTATCATTTAGCAGCGGCCGGTGCAGATGTGAAGATTGTAGATCGGAAGGACCGTGGGCAGGCGACGGATGCTGCGGCCGGGATCGTTTGTCCGTGGCTTGCTCAAAGAAGAAATAAACGATGGTATAAACTTGTTAAGGGCGGTGCCGCCTATTATCCGGAATTGATCCGTCGTCTGGAAGCGGATGGGCAGACAGAAACCGGGTACCGTCGTGTCGGGGCAATCGGTCTGCACACTGACGAAGAAAAACTGCAAAAAACGTTGGATCGAGCATTGAAAAGAAGAGAAGATGCTCCTGAAATGGGGGAAGTTACAATCATTTCCGAGGAAGAGACGAAGCGTCTGTTTCCACCCCTTAAAGATGGATACAAAGCCGTTCATGTAAGTGGAGCAGCGCGGGTGGACGGGCGTGCTCTGCGTGATGCTCTGCTTGCTTCGGCAGAAAAGCATGGAGCGGAGTGGATCAAAGGTGAGGCACAACTGTCTTATGATGAGCAGCGTGTGGATGGTGTACACGTGAATGGTGATTTCCACGAGGCCGATGCTGTACTCGTTACGGCCGGTGTATGGGCGAAGGACCTGCTCGAACCGCTGGGGATCGACTTTCTCGTGCATCCCCAGAAAGCACAGATTGTTCATTTAAAGCTCAGCGAGGAGAGAACGGAGGACTGGCCTGTGGTCATGCCGCCAAACAATCAATACATGCTTTCTTTCGGAGCTGGAAAATTGGTCGTTGGTGCTACGCATGAAACGAAAGCAGGCTTCGATCCGCGGGTCACTGCAGGGGGGCTTCACTATATCTTCGATAAAGCGCTTGACGTAGCACCCGGCCTTTATGATGGAACCGTAGTGGAGACAAGAGTCGGTTTCCGCCCGTTCACGCCGGACTCTCTGCCTGTATTCGGTGCCCTGCCTTCGCACGAAGGATTGTATGCAGCTAATGGCCTTGGAGCCTCAGGTCTTACCTCAGGTCCTTACCTCGGAGCTGAGCTTGCACGCCTTGTCTTAGGAGAGCAGACAGAGCTGGATCCTGCAGATTTTGATGTCCAAGGTGCAATCGGCGAAAAATAA
- a CDS encoding carbonic anhydrase yields MSEFATAINCMDGRVQLPVIKWMQEQYGAPYIDMITEAGPTKYLLEGTEDQLAAVKSKLRISAENHGSGVLAIVGHHDCAGNPCPREEKEEQIKKAVDLVHSWDLQLKVIGLFVNDQWQVETVTE; encoded by the coding sequence ATGTCAGAATTTGCTACAGCAATAAATTGTATGGATGGAAGAGTTCAACTTCCTGTCATCAAATGGATGCAGGAACAGTATGGTGCTCCGTATATCGACATGATTACAGAAGCTGGACCGACCAAATACCTGTTAGAAGGGACAGAAGACCAGCTGGCTGCCGTTAAGTCCAAGCTTCGCATTTCTGCAGAAAACCATGGTTCCGGAGTACTTGCCATCGTAGGTCACCATGACTGTGCCGGTAACCCTTGCCCTCGTGAAGAGAAGGAAGAACAGATTAAGAAGGCTGTGGATTTGGTTCATTCTTGGGACCTCCAGTTGAAAGTAATCGGCCTGTTCGTCAATGATCAATGGCAGGTAGAAACAGTAACGGAATAA